Proteins co-encoded in one Papilio machaon chromosome 24, ilPapMach1.1, whole genome shotgun sequence genomic window:
- the LOC106707538 gene encoding cytochrome P450 4C1-like, which produces MLVLVLSVIAFALFWTWRWRVTSRLEPPAYPGGIPFIGHAHLFIGDSISLWNIVKEFSYTSLKMGGVISASIGPRTVYAVTDPDDCLTVANTCLQKDVLYNFAKPWVGEGLITGTLSIWKNHRKLLNPAFSQLVVDGFQGVFNSQARRLVKDMAAEVRKGPFDHWTYTRRNALETICLTALGVEFSENSVLNSQYEHAVEQMFNVMVERFQKFWLHNDFLYNWSNLKKKQERCLKILHNMSNTVLKTRKAAYLNNQKNGLEASTDTKFKAFLDLLLELSKEKGAFNDLEIREQVDTMIAAGHETSANVLMFTLVMIGSYPKVQKRIFEELHNIFGNDDRDVTKQDLSQLVYLEAVLKETMRVYPIVPVTMRWLDRNVKLKNYTLTAGRTCFTLVYGVHRHAMWGPDAEEFKPERWLDPATLPHSPNAFAAFNIGRRICIGKSYAYSSMKTTLAHLLRHYRVQADHKKMILKCDVLLKPECGHFISIEKRENVNF; this is translated from the exons ATGTTGGTATTAGTATTATCTGTTATCGCGTTCGCATTGTTCTGGACGTGGCGATGGCGTGTGACGTCACGTCTGGAACCCCCCGCTTACCCTGGAGGGATACCGTTTATTGGACACGCGCACCTTTTTATAGGAGACAGTATTT CCTTATGGAATATAGTAAAGGAATTTTCATACACCAGTTTAAAAATGGGTGGTGTGATATCTGCTTCGATTGGACCTCGGACAGTTTATG CTGTAACAGATCCTGACGATTGTTTGACTGTCGCCAACACATGTTTACAAAAGGacgttttgtataattttgctAAGCCCTGGGTCGGAGAAGGTTTAATCACTGGAACAC TGTCAATATGGAAGAATCATCGGAAGTTGTTGAACCCAGCGTTCAGTCAGCTCGTTGTGGACGGTTTCCAGGGAGTTTTCAACAGTCAGGCCCGTCGCCTGGTGAAAGACATGGCGGCAGAGGTACGGAAGGGACCTTTCGATCACTGGACATACACGAGAAGGAATGCTTTGGAGACTATTTGCT TAACCGCTCTGGGAGTTGAATTCAGCGAAAACAGCGTTCTCAACAGTCAATATGAGCACGCGGTGGAGCAGATGTTCAACGTGATGGTGGAGAGGTTCCAGAAGTTCTGGCTCCACAACGACTTTTTGTACAACTGGTCAAACCTGAAGAAGAAACAGGAGAGATGTCTGAAGATACTGCACAATATGTCAAACACG GTTCTAAAAACACGTAAAGCTGCATACTTAAACAATCAGAAGAATGGATTAGAAGCATCGACAG ATACAAAATTCAAGGCGTTTTTGGATCTTCTACTAGAATTATCTAAAGAGAAAGGAGCGTTTAACGATTTGGAGATAAGGGAACAAGTAGACACCATGATAGCGGCAGGTCACGAAACGTCAGCTAATGTTCTTATGTTCACCTTAGTTATGATTGGATCATATCCGAAGGTGCAGAAGCGAATATTTGAAGA GCTACACAACATTTTCGGGAACGATGACAGAGATGTGACGAAGCAAGATTTATCTCAATTAGTATACTTAGAGGCCGTGTTGAAGGAAACAATGCGGGTGTACCCCATCGTGCCTGTGACTATGAGGTGGCTTGACAGAAATGTCAAACTAA AGAACTACACATTAACCGCTGGCCGCACGTGCTTTACGTTAGTGTACGGGGTCCACAGACACGCCATGTGGGGACCTGACGCCGAGGAGTTCAAGCCCGAACGCTGGCTGGACCCGGCGACTCTGCCACACAGTCCCAACGCCTTTGCCGCATTTAATATTGGCAGGAGGATCTGTATTG GTAAATCGTATGCGTATTCATCAATGAAAACAACATTGGCTCACCTATTACGTCACTACCGAGTACAAGCCGACCACAAAAAGATGATACTAAAATGTGACGTACTGCTCAAACCCGAATGCGGCCACTTCATATCCATAGAGAAGAGAGAAAATGTGAATTTCTGA